A window of Rufibacter sp. LB8 contains these coding sequences:
- a CDS encoding sigma-54 dependent transcriptional regulator — MQENLGKILIIDDNEDILFSAKMLLKKYSQQVLIEKDPRKIPFLLNHDTYDLILLDMNFSQDTTSGNEGFQWLKEILARDPSAVVIMITAFGDVEMAVRALKEGATDFVLKPWQNEKLIATLSAAAKLKNSYKEISTLKKTNTALASQLNQSVNLVTGKSPAMQQLLHLMNRVAKTDADVLLLGENGTGKEVIARSLHQQSNRADKVFISVDMGSLTESLFESELFGHKKGAFTDAKEDRIGRFEMANGGTLFLDEIGNLSMAMQAKLLTVLQRREVIRVGTGQPIPINVRLICATNMPLAQMVAQGRFRQDLLYRINTIELHLPPLRDRQEDLPLLVDHFLKRYAGKYKQPAKSLAPAALDRLKRYDWPGNIRELEHVLERATIISENHVLQPQDFFFLQMQQHSQQLEPALQSHNLDEVEKSTVMKAMGKHDGNISKAAKELGLSRASLYRRLEKYGL, encoded by the coding sequence GTGCAAGAAAATTTAGGCAAGATTCTGATCATAGATGACAACGAGGACATTCTGTTCTCGGCCAAGATGCTGCTGAAAAAGTATTCTCAGCAAGTATTGATTGAGAAAGACCCGCGCAAGATTCCGTTTCTGCTCAACCATGACACCTATGATCTGATTTTGCTGGACATGAACTTCAGCCAAGACACCACCAGCGGCAATGAAGGCTTTCAGTGGCTGAAGGAAATTTTAGCGCGTGACCCCAGCGCGGTGGTGATTATGATTACGGCCTTCGGGGATGTGGAAATGGCAGTGCGCGCGCTCAAAGAAGGCGCCACCGATTTTGTGCTTAAGCCCTGGCAGAACGAGAAACTGATTGCCACGCTTTCGGCGGCGGCCAAGCTCAAGAATTCCTACAAAGAGATTTCCACGCTCAAGAAAACCAACACGGCGCTGGCCTCGCAATTGAACCAGAGCGTGAATTTGGTCACCGGCAAGAGCCCCGCCATGCAACAACTTTTGCACCTGATGAACCGCGTAGCCAAAACCGATGCGGATGTGTTGCTCCTTGGCGAAAACGGCACCGGCAAAGAGGTCATTGCCAGAAGCCTGCACCAGCAATCTAACCGCGCCGACAAAGTCTTCATCTCCGTGGACATGGGCTCACTCACCGAAAGTCTGTTTGAAAGCGAGTTATTTGGGCATAAGAAAGGCGCGTTCACAGATGCCAAGGAAGACCGAATTGGTAGGTTTGAGATGGCGAATGGCGGCACTTTGTTCTTAGATGAAATCGGGAACCTGTCCATGGCCATGCAAGCCAAACTGCTCACCGTATTGCAGCGTCGCGAAGTCATAAGAGTAGGCACCGGCCAGCCCATTCCTATCAATGTGCGGTTGATTTGCGCTACCAACATGCCGCTGGCGCAAATGGTGGCGCAGGGCAGGTTTCGGCAAGATTTACTGTACCGCATTAACACCATAGAACTGCATTTACCGCCGCTCCGCGACCGCCAAGAAGATTTACCGCTGCTGGTAGACCATTTCCTGAAACGTTACGCGGGCAAGTACAAGCAGCCCGCTAAATCCTTGGCTCCGGCCGCGCTGGACCGCCTAAAACGCTATGACTGGCCCGGCAATATCAGGGAACTGGAACACGTGCTGGAGCGCGCCACCATTATCTCAGAAAACCACGTGCTGCAGCCGCAGGACTTTTTCTTCTTGCAAATGCAACAGCATTCTCAGCAACTGGAACCAGCGCTTCAAAGCCATAACCTGGACGAAGTGGAGAAGTCAACCGTCATGAAAGCCATGGGCAAGCATGACGGCAACATCTCCAAAGCGGCCAAAGAACTGGGACTGTCGCGCGCGTCTTTGTACAGAAGACTGGAGAAGTATGGGCTTTAA
- a CDS encoding DUF3857 domain-containing protein — MLSFYQRAFFCCLVFALALPLSGWAKEDPFKLGKVTEAQLKMTVYDKDTSAAAVVLHDQGESSFLFTRGTQVLFKRIMRIKILKKSGLDQADIVIPFYKKSFESKEEVLNLKGFTYNLEGGKVVKVKLEEQAIFEEKQDVNWYAKKLTMPNVKVGSVIEVAYEIKSDFIENLREWEFQSTIPVLWSEYQVNMVPFFEYTPLTTGFNQFHIKDAKVVNVTTAIAWEEKVGYLNEEKRGSMSMQVVEYRWVMKDLPAFVQEPYLGSMGDYLSKMEFMLTKIQYPDQEPRYMAGNWEGLARELQKEEQFGGQLLSTPFLQKTAATLVANAPDNLTKVKTILAYVQKQMDWDGKNRVFSENLKKAHDKGTGSSADINLLLTALLREGGVDAKPMLVSTRQHGKPVTQSPMLSKFNYVISHVTVEGTSYLLDATDASLPFGMLPFRCLNEQGWVVEMPAGKWVPLKNSERNAQVVAAQIEIKPTGELAGAFEDSYHGMVALQMRSAINENGQDSYTKKFTETGRDYQRQALSIQNLENLQEPLKTKYTLNKAGDSQPAQLIYLSPMLSHTVGDNPFKIAERLYPVDFATPVDEVYTFSYKIPEGYAVEELPKSTTLTLAQNSAKFTYVVQETNGKIEVLSRLSINKAMFSPQEYANLRELYSRLVAKHAEKIVLKKKS, encoded by the coding sequence ATGCTTTCCTTTTACCAACGCGCCTTTTTTTGCTGTCTAGTGTTTGCCTTGGCCTTGCCCCTGAGCGGTTGGGCCAAAGAAGACCCGTTTAAACTGGGCAAAGTCACAGAGGCCCAGCTGAAGATGACGGTCTATGACAAAGACACCAGCGCCGCCGCTGTGGTGCTGCATGACCAGGGCGAGTCCTCTTTTCTGTTCACGCGCGGGACCCAGGTGCTTTTCAAACGCATCATGCGCATCAAGATCCTGAAGAAAAGCGGGCTGGACCAGGCAGACATTGTGATTCCTTTTTACAAGAAAAGCTTTGAGAGCAAAGAGGAAGTCTTGAACCTGAAGGGCTTCACCTACAACCTGGAAGGCGGCAAGGTAGTGAAGGTGAAGCTGGAGGAGCAGGCCATTTTTGAGGAAAAGCAAGACGTGAACTGGTACGCCAAGAAACTGACCATGCCCAACGTGAAAGTGGGGTCGGTGATTGAGGTGGCCTATGAAATCAAATCAGATTTTATTGAGAACCTGCGCGAATGGGAGTTCCAGAGCACCATACCCGTGCTTTGGAGCGAATACCAGGTGAACATGGTGCCTTTCTTTGAGTACACACCCCTGACCACGGGCTTCAACCAGTTCCACATAAAAGACGCCAAAGTAGTGAATGTAACCACTGCCATAGCCTGGGAAGAGAAAGTAGGCTATCTCAATGAAGAGAAAAGAGGTAGTATGAGCATGCAGGTGGTGGAGTACCGTTGGGTCATGAAAGACTTGCCGGCCTTTGTGCAGGAACCCTACCTGGGCAGCATGGGCGACTACCTCTCCAAAATGGAGTTCATGCTCACCAAAATTCAGTACCCAGACCAGGAGCCCCGCTACATGGCCGGCAACTGGGAAGGCCTGGCCAGAGAACTTCAGAAAGAAGAACAGTTTGGCGGACAGCTTTTGAGCACGCCGTTCCTGCAGAAAACTGCCGCCACCCTGGTGGCCAATGCGCCAGACAACCTGACTAAGGTAAAGACAATTCTGGCGTACGTGCAGAAGCAGATGGACTGGGACGGCAAAAACCGGGTTTTCTCTGAGAACCTCAAAAAAGCGCATGACAAAGGCACGGGTTCTTCGGCAGATATTAACTTGCTGTTGACGGCGCTGCTGCGCGAAGGGGGCGTAGACGCCAAGCCCATGCTGGTCAGTACGCGGCAGCACGGCAAGCCGGTCACCCAATCTCCCATGCTCAGCAAGTTCAACTATGTCATCAGCCACGTAACGGTGGAAGGCACGTCTTATCTGCTGGATGCCACAGATGCCAGTCTGCCGTTTGGTATGCTGCCTTTCAGGTGCCTCAATGAGCAGGGGTGGGTGGTAGAGATGCCCGCCGGCAAATGGGTGCCCCTCAAAAACAGCGAGCGGAACGCCCAGGTGGTGGCCGCCCAGATAGAAATCAAACCCACCGGTGAACTGGCAGGCGCCTTTGAAGATTCTTACCACGGCATGGTTGCCCTGCAGATGCGCTCTGCCATTAATGAAAACGGGCAGGACAGCTACACCAAAAAGTTCACAGAGACCGGCCGTGACTACCAGCGCCAGGCGCTCAGCATCCAGAACCTGGAGAACCTGCAGGAACCGCTCAAAACCAAATACACCCTCAACAAGGCAGGTGATAGCCAGCCCGCGCAACTCATCTATCTGTCACCAATGCTGTCACACACGGTGGGAGACAACCCGTTTAAAATTGCCGAGCGCCTGTACCCGGTAGATTTCGCCACGCCGGTAGATGAAGTGTACACCTTTTCTTACAAGATTCCGGAAGGCTATGCGGTAGAGGAACTGCCCAAATCCACCACCTTGACGTTGGCGCAGAACTCGGCTAAGTTTACCTATGTGGTGCAGGAAACCAACGGGAAAATTGAAGTCTTGAGCCGGCTCAGCATCAACAAAGCCATGTTCTCGCCCCAGGAATACGCCAACCTCCGCGAACTCTACAGCCGCCTGGTGGCCAAGCACGCCGAGAAAATCGTCCTCAAGAAAAAATCCTAA
- a CDS encoding DUF3857 domain-containing protein, translating to MRISTSYRAWPLMALAFFYFQTVARGQEAPVKFGKVTEEEVKMTVYDKDTSAVAVVLADYGRSYFNYVQDFQVNFERVTRIKILKKGGYDWANFVVPYYQKVNSGKEVVSSIKGVTYNMENGKMVKVKMDDKAIFDEKETANWSNKKFTLPAVKEGSVIEITYTIASDFLFNLRDWRFQYPIPVVHSEYRAAIPEYFEYKQMPQGYESFAVKEAVPSTMNFTVRWSASFDLDSKSYTNGRTSGGAENITARSVNHRWVMKDVPAITPEAHITTIQDYLSKIEFELEWVRYPNSIPKRFAGNWSTLSEELMRDESFGLQLNRTGFFKNEVAALQTIPDTLARLNAIYEFVKKSVKWNGQGGKYVTNSLRKAFDTKTGNVADINLMLVAMLRDAGFEAHPVIISTRDNGRVPYTPVLSRFNYVIAYAQVGNRRILMDATDPLVPLGLLPKHCLNDKGWIVDQKGGDWVSLNMNDKATELVNADLQVSASGVLSGKVSQSSSGLWGVNMRRNVLDAGEQKYLEKLVNSQNQMERKKPVLQNLKELHKPISLEYEVASAGDAQAKDIIYLNPMLLKAQQDNPFKHAGRKYPVDFAHAMEEVYLCNFTIPEGYAVEEMPKGMILTLPENGGKFTYMLQVNGNKIQVMSKLTISKPVFYAEEYEFLKQFYTQVVAKHAEQIVLKKKG from the coding sequence ATGCGCATTTCTACCTCTTACAGAGCTTGGCCTCTCATGGCTTTGGCGTTCTTCTATTTCCAAACCGTGGCACGGGGTCAGGAAGCGCCCGTTAAGTTTGGGAAAGTGACCGAAGAAGAAGTCAAGATGACCGTCTATGACAAAGACACCAGCGCCGTGGCGGTGGTGCTGGCAGATTACGGCCGTTCCTATTTTAACTATGTGCAAGACTTTCAGGTGAATTTTGAGCGCGTAACCCGCATCAAAATCCTGAAGAAGGGTGGTTATGACTGGGCCAACTTTGTGGTGCCGTATTACCAGAAGGTGAACAGCGGCAAAGAAGTGGTGAGCAGCATTAAAGGCGTTACCTATAACATGGAGAACGGCAAAATGGTGAAAGTGAAAATGGACGACAAAGCCATTTTTGACGAAAAGGAAACCGCCAACTGGTCTAACAAGAAATTCACCCTGCCCGCTGTCAAAGAAGGTTCTGTGATTGAGATAACGTACACCATTGCCTCAGATTTCCTGTTCAACCTGCGTGACTGGCGCTTTCAATACCCCATTCCGGTAGTGCACAGTGAATACCGTGCCGCCATTCCAGAGTATTTTGAGTACAAGCAGATGCCCCAGGGCTATGAGTCGTTTGCGGTGAAAGAGGCTGTGCCAAGTACTATGAACTTCACGGTACGTTGGAGCGCTTCCTTTGATTTAGATTCTAAAAGCTATACAAATGGCCGTACCTCTGGTGGCGCCGAAAACATCACGGCCCGGTCTGTCAACCATCGCTGGGTCATGAAAGATGTGCCCGCCATCACGCCAGAGGCCCACATCACCACCATCCAGGACTATCTTTCTAAGATTGAGTTTGAGCTGGAGTGGGTGCGGTACCCAAATTCTATACCTAAGCGCTTTGCCGGTAACTGGAGCACCCTTTCTGAGGAACTCATGCGCGACGAGAGCTTTGGCTTGCAGCTGAACCGCACCGGTTTCTTCAAAAACGAAGTGGCCGCCTTGCAGACCATTCCAGACACCTTGGCCCGCCTGAACGCCATCTATGAGTTTGTGAAGAAATCTGTGAAATGGAACGGGCAGGGCGGCAAGTACGTGACCAATTCCCTGCGCAAAGCCTTTGACACCAAAACGGGAAACGTGGCAGACATCAACCTCATGCTGGTGGCCATGCTGCGCGATGCCGGGTTTGAGGCCCACCCGGTGATCATCAGTACCCGTGACAATGGCCGCGTGCCGTACACGCCGGTGCTGTCCAGGTTCAACTACGTGATTGCCTACGCGCAGGTGGGCAACCGCCGCATTCTCATGGATGCCACAGACCCGCTGGTGCCGCTGGGCTTGCTGCCCAAGCACTGCCTCAATGACAAAGGCTGGATCGTAGATCAAAAAGGCGGCGACTGGGTTTCGCTGAACATGAATGACAAAGCCACTGAGTTGGTGAATGCAGATTTGCAGGTGTCGGCTTCTGGGGTATTGAGCGGCAAAGTATCACAATCTTCCAGCGGGCTGTGGGGCGTGAACATGAGACGCAACGTGTTAGACGCCGGCGAGCAGAAATACCTGGAGAAACTGGTGAACAGCCAGAACCAAATGGAGCGCAAGAAGCCGGTATTACAGAACCTGAAAGAACTGCACAAGCCCATCAGTCTGGAGTATGAAGTGGCCAGCGCCGGTGACGCCCAGGCCAAAGACATCATCTACCTGAACCCCATGCTGCTGAAAGCCCAGCAAGACAACCCGTTCAAGCACGCGGGCCGCAAATACCCCGTTGATTTCGCCCACGCCATGGAAGAAGTGTACCTGTGCAACTTCACCATACCAGAAGGCTACGCGGTAGAGGAGATGCCCAAAGGCATGATCCTGACCTTGCCTGAGAACGGCGGCAAGTTCACCTACATGCTGCAGGTGAACGGCAACAAAATTCAGGTCATGAGCAAATTAACCATCTCCAAGCCTGTGTTCTACGCCGAGGAATATGAGTTCCTGAAGCAGTTCTACACCCAGGTGGTGGCCAAGCACGCCGAGCAGATTGTGCTCAAGAAAAAAGGATAA
- a CDS encoding DUF3857 domain-containing protein, whose amino-acid sequence MKNWIAIVCLGALTRLSAWANEPAYTALTIKSSLSKGADAVIRAEETVFTVHSPKSASEKVRRVVAVMNADGKRHARAVVYYDKLSKVDYIKATVYDMLGKKVKALKNSDIKDESANGDDIGDNRVKVADLTYTAYPYTVEYEYQTTTSNMLFYPFWSPIDAEKLSVEEASFKVIMPAGLALRYKEQLMPEKASVTQVGSQQVYTWQVKDLAPYEEEPLGPDLWDMVPAVKTAPSNFEVEAYAGTMDSWESLGKFYSKLNMDRGHLPEQTKQQILALTKNITDPKEKVKAVYQFMQNKTRYVSIQLGIGGWQPFEASLVDSKGYGDCKALSNYTKSLLEVIDIPSHYAIIYGGKDNRPMMKNFPSNQFNHVILCVPMAKDTVWLECTSQTDDAGYTGSFTGDRYSLLVTPEGGKLVPTPRFAALDNKQLRSVQVKLNAQGSGTGEAFTQYQGIQHEEHNQVILNYKPEDQLKWLYKNTQIPAFEIKKYSLEKVKDQPEVKEKLQLDLPRVASATGKRLFITPNLMNRWDHVPAMKENRTQDVIWPLSFHDVDSVEYEIPAGYKPESVPQPSKIASAFGEYQAQVQIKGNKLVYVRQLTMHKGRYEPATYKALVEFLKQVSRADQQQVVLAATTI is encoded by the coding sequence ATGAAAAACTGGATAGCAATTGTGTGCCTGGGCGCATTGACCCGACTGTCGGCGTGGGCCAATGAACCGGCCTATACCGCCTTAACCATCAAGTCTTCCCTTTCTAAAGGCGCAGACGCAGTGATCAGGGCAGAGGAAACCGTGTTTACGGTGCATTCCCCCAAATCTGCCTCTGAGAAAGTGCGCCGGGTGGTGGCTGTGATGAATGCAGACGGCAAACGGCACGCCAGGGCAGTAGTGTACTATGACAAATTGAGCAAAGTAGACTATATCAAAGCCACGGTCTATGACATGCTCGGGAAAAAGGTAAAGGCCCTAAAAAACTCAGATATCAAGGATGAAAGTGCCAACGGCGATGACATTGGCGACAACCGGGTGAAAGTGGCGGATTTGACCTATACCGCTTATCCGTACACGGTGGAGTATGAGTACCAGACTACCACCAGCAACATGCTGTTCTATCCTTTCTGGAGCCCCATTGACGCAGAGAAATTATCAGTGGAGGAAGCCTCATTCAAGGTAATCATGCCGGCGGGCCTGGCCCTGCGTTACAAAGAACAGCTCATGCCAGAGAAAGCCAGCGTTACCCAGGTAGGCAGCCAACAAGTGTACACCTGGCAGGTAAAAGATCTGGCTCCCTATGAGGAAGAACCCTTAGGGCCAGACCTCTGGGACATGGTGCCCGCCGTGAAAACCGCCCCCAGCAATTTTGAGGTGGAAGCCTACGCCGGTACTATGGATTCCTGGGAGTCTTTGGGGAAATTCTACAGCAAACTGAACATGGACCGCGGGCACCTGCCCGAGCAGACCAAGCAGCAGATTCTGGCGCTGACCAAGAACATCACAGACCCCAAAGAAAAAGTGAAGGCGGTGTACCAGTTCATGCAGAACAAAACGCGCTACGTGTCCATTCAGTTGGGTATAGGGGGCTGGCAGCCGTTTGAAGCCTCTTTGGTAGACAGCAAAGGCTACGGAGACTGCAAGGCCCTGAGTAATTATACCAAGTCCTTACTGGAGGTTATTGACATCCCAAGCCACTACGCTATTATCTACGGCGGGAAAGACAACCGGCCTATGATGAAAAACTTCCCTAGCAACCAGTTCAACCACGTGATTTTGTGTGTGCCCATGGCCAAAGACACCGTTTGGCTAGAGTGTACTAGCCAGACAGATGATGCCGGTTACACCGGTTCTTTCACCGGCGACCGCTATTCCTTGCTGGTAACCCCAGAGGGCGGTAAATTGGTGCCCACTCCCAGGTTTGCCGCCTTAGACAACAAACAACTTCGCTCTGTACAGGTGAAATTGAACGCCCAGGGCTCTGGTACCGGTGAAGCCTTCACTCAGTACCAAGGCATTCAGCACGAAGAGCACAACCAGGTAATCCTGAACTACAAACCCGAGGACCAGCTTAAATGGCTTTACAAAAACACCCAGATTCCGGCCTTTGAGATCAAGAAGTACTCCTTGGAGAAAGTGAAAGACCAACCCGAAGTTAAGGAAAAACTGCAGCTGGATTTGCCCCGCGTAGCCTCGGCCACGGGCAAGCGCCTGTTCATTACGCCCAACCTCATGAACCGCTGGGACCACGTGCCCGCCATGAAGGAAAATCGCACCCAAGATGTGATCTGGCCTTTGTCTTTCCATGACGTAGACTCCGTGGAATATGAGATTCCGGCGGGCTACAAGCCCGAGAGCGTGCCGCAGCCCTCTAAAATTGCCTCCGCCTTTGGCGAATACCAGGCCCAGGTGCAGATCAAAGGCAACAAACTGGTGTACGTGCGCCAGCTCACCATGCACAAAGGCCGCTATGAGCCCGCCACGTACAAAGCCCTGGTGGAATTCTTGAAGCAAGTTTCGCGCGCTGACCAGCAGCAGGTAGTATTGGCGGCCACCACCATCTAA
- a CDS encoding carboxypeptidase-like regulatory domain-containing protein, whose amino-acid sequence MPARLSVCLLFTFLLLAFGWPTSTVQAQANGIGSVSGTVIDGQTKQPLGFATVFIAQTTYGTNSAENGTFKLIGLPPGSHELVVSFLGYETLTHQITLQAGQQLSFRFELMPKANALQEVVIRPDPNWRNNYQVFFKNFIGQTPNAAKTTIVNAEVLKFNFDAKANVLTADASKPLIIESKALGYRLHFLLEDFKADFKTGQVFHMGFPRFEEMKPGSQAQQKRWASARLKAYNGSMMHFLRALHAQNLEAEGFQVRRLQRLPNPHRPPQEEIQAGLKRWRNKSNGTIVLNANATGPEDSLQYWSRMARLDKTVTYLYKEPVPYTNILRPDTAAGRMRVQFPDFLNVVYGREKEEMSFVNQGPLSQRRAPSFQTSLLTLVEPFTYLDPAGMLLNPYSHLVEGYWAWEKLAEMLPLDYQPLTPVK is encoded by the coding sequence ATGCCTGCTCGTCTTTCTGTTTGCCTTCTTTTTACTTTTTTGCTGCTGGCGTTTGGGTGGCCTACTTCAACGGTACAAGCACAGGCCAACGGCATTGGCAGCGTATCGGGCACGGTGATAGACGGGCAGACCAAGCAGCCTTTGGGCTTTGCCACGGTGTTTATTGCCCAGACCACGTACGGTACCAATTCAGCAGAGAACGGCACTTTTAAACTGATAGGTTTGCCGCCGGGCAGCCATGAGTTGGTGGTGTCTTTTCTGGGTTATGAAACGCTCACGCACCAAATCACGCTGCAGGCCGGCCAGCAACTGAGCTTCAGGTTTGAATTGATGCCCAAGGCCAACGCGCTGCAGGAAGTAGTGATCAGACCAGACCCCAACTGGCGTAACAACTACCAGGTGTTCTTCAAGAATTTCATTGGGCAGACGCCAAACGCCGCCAAGACCACCATTGTCAACGCAGAAGTCCTCAAGTTTAACTTTGATGCCAAAGCCAATGTCTTAACCGCCGATGCCTCCAAGCCGCTCATCATTGAAAGCAAGGCGCTGGGCTACCGGCTGCATTTTCTGCTGGAAGATTTCAAGGCAGACTTTAAGACGGGGCAGGTTTTTCATATGGGTTTTCCGCGGTTTGAGGAGATGAAACCCGGCAGCCAGGCGCAGCAGAAACGGTGGGCTTCGGCGCGGCTCAAGGCCTACAACGGCTCCATGATGCATTTCCTGCGGGCCTTGCACGCCCAGAATCTGGAGGCCGAAGGCTTTCAGGTGCGGCGCCTCCAGCGGCTCCCTAATCCGCACCGGCCCCCGCAAGAAGAGATTCAGGCAGGGTTGAAACGGTGGCGGAACAAAAGCAACGGTACTATCGTCCTCAATGCCAACGCCACCGGCCCCGAAGACAGCCTGCAGTACTGGTCCCGCATGGCGCGGCTTGACAAGACAGTGACGTATCTCTACAAAGAACCGGTGCCGTACACCAACATCCTTCGGCCAGACACTGCCGCCGGAAGAATGCGGGTGCAGTTCCCAGATTTCCTGAACGTGGTGTATGGGCGGGAGAAAGAGGAAATGAGCTTTGTGAACCAGGGGCCGTTGAGCCAGCGCCGGGCGCCTTCATTTCAAACCTCACTGCTCACGCTGGTGGAGCCCTTCACGTACCTTGACCCCGCCGGAATGCTGCTGAACCCTTACTCGCATTTGGTGGAAGGCTACTGGGCCTGGGAGAAACTGGCCGAGATGTTACCCTTAGACTATCAGCCTCTTACCCCAGTCAAGTAA
- a CDS encoding alpha/beta hydrolase — protein MYTHQKNILSAGRPISPESKVLVMVHGRGASAQSILELSNYLPVQEFALVAPQATQHSWYPYSFMAPAAQNQPALDSALEVLAEMVNSLVSQGVKTENIYLLGFSQGACLTSEFAARNAQRYGGLFLFTGGLIGQELEESNYQGDFGGTPIVITTGNPDPHVPVSRVEETTAILEKLGATVTQKIYPGRPHTILQEELELAKEILSQERS, from the coding sequence ATGTACACGCATCAGAAAAACATTCTTAGTGCCGGTCGGCCCATTTCGCCAGAGAGCAAGGTGCTGGTAATGGTGCACGGCCGAGGCGCATCGGCGCAAAGCATTCTGGAGTTGTCCAACTATTTGCCGGTGCAGGAATTCGCCTTGGTAGCGCCGCAGGCCACGCAGCACAGCTGGTACCCGTACAGCTTTATGGCCCCTGCCGCCCAGAACCAACCCGCTCTGGATTCAGCTTTAGAAGTGTTAGCCGAAATGGTGAACAGCCTGGTAAGCCAGGGCGTGAAAACCGAGAACATCTACCTGTTGGGTTTCTCACAAGGCGCTTGTCTCACGTCTGAATTCGCGGCACGGAACGCCCAGCGCTACGGCGGTCTGTTCCTGTTTACCGGCGGCCTGATTGGGCAAGAGTTGGAGGAAAGTAACTACCAGGGAGATTTCGGCGGCACGCCTATTGTCATCACCACCGGCAACCCCGACCCGCACGTGCCCGTGAGCAGGGTAGAGGAAACCACGGCTATTCTGGAAAAACTTGGCGCCACCGTGACCCAGAAAATCTACCCAGGCCGCCCGCACACCATTCTTCAGGAAGAACTGGAACTGGCGAAGGAGATTCTATCTCAAGAAAGATCATAG
- a CDS encoding PAS domain-containing sensor histidine kinase has translation MGFKNFRFQVVLRVILLVLSVFLFFHFDFKAAFLATQMAIGVLVAVQTVALILFVERSTERLTKFLNTIKYDDFSEVFTARGEGKAFDELYERYNEVIRKFRDIRSEKEATAQYFQTVVQHIGIGILTFKKSGEIQLINNAAKRLLQVPHLSHVEHLRSEAAGLVEALLQLPAGQSTVLRLKHGKERVPVSVFVVDLVLRGEDFRLASIQNIQRELEEKEMEAWQNLIRVLTHEIMNSVTPISSLAGSVAADVQDYLEAQPGEQILLAREETEDMGMALQTIERRSQGLVRFVHDFRSLARVPVPKKQFFSVDQMLRQLQTLFQEEFTQQNILFLINCQPETLQVLADRELLEQVLINLLRNAIHALADQQNKVLQLEAFTDSDSRVVLQVSDNGSGISEEALEQIFLPFYTTKATGTGIGLSLSRQIMRLHKGSLTVSSELGQGTTFTLRF, from the coding sequence ATGGGCTTTAAGAACTTCCGGTTTCAGGTGGTGCTGCGGGTGATTCTGCTGGTGCTGTCAGTGTTTCTATTTTTCCATTTCGATTTTAAGGCGGCGTTTTTGGCCACGCAGATGGCCATTGGCGTGCTAGTAGCCGTGCAGACTGTTGCGCTTATTCTGTTTGTGGAACGGAGCACCGAGCGGCTCACCAAATTCCTGAACACCATTAAGTATGATGATTTCTCTGAGGTGTTCACCGCGCGCGGCGAAGGAAAAGCTTTTGACGAGCTCTACGAGCGTTATAATGAAGTCATCAGGAAATTCCGGGATATCAGGTCTGAGAAAGAGGCTACCGCGCAGTATTTCCAGACCGTGGTGCAGCACATTGGCATTGGCATTCTCACGTTCAAGAAATCCGGCGAAATACAATTAATCAACAACGCCGCCAAGCGCCTGCTGCAGGTGCCGCACCTTTCCCACGTGGAACACTTGCGTTCTGAGGCTGCCGGTTTGGTGGAAGCGTTGCTGCAATTACCCGCCGGCCAAAGCACCGTTTTGCGCCTCAAGCACGGCAAAGAGCGCGTGCCGGTCTCGGTGTTTGTGGTGGATTTGGTCTTGCGCGGCGAGGACTTCCGGTTGGCTTCTATCCAGAACATTCAGCGCGAACTGGAGGAGAAAGAGATGGAAGCCTGGCAGAACCTGATACGTGTGCTCACCCATGAAATCATGAATTCTGTGACGCCCATTTCGTCTTTAGCGGGCAGCGTGGCCGCTGATGTGCAGGATTACCTGGAAGCGCAACCCGGTGAACAAATCTTACTGGCCCGCGAGGAAACCGAAGACATGGGCATGGCGCTGCAGACCATTGAGCGTCGCAGCCAGGGTTTGGTCCGGTTTGTCCATGACTTTAGAAGCCTGGCCCGGGTGCCGGTGCCTAAGAAACAGTTCTTCTCTGTTGACCAAATGCTGCGGCAGTTGCAGACTTTGTTCCAGGAAGAATTCACCCAACAAAATATCCTGTTCCTGATTAATTGCCAGCCTGAAACCTTGCAAGTCTTGGCCGACCGTGAACTGCTGGAACAAGTATTGATTAATCTTTTAAGAAACGCCATCCACGCCTTGGCAGACCAGCAAAACAAAGTCCTGCAACTGGAGGCCTTCACAGATTCAGACAGCCGCGTGGTGTTGCAAGTCTCAGACAACGGCAGCGGCATTTCTGAGGAAGCGCTGGAGCAGATTTTCCTTCCGTTTTACACCACTAAGGCCACGGGCACCGGCATTGGGTTGAGTTTGTCAAGGCAGATTATGCGGTTGCACAAGGGCTCGTTGACGGTGAGTTCTGAGTTGGGTCAGGGCACCACGTTTACCTTGCGTTTTTAG